A genomic region of Miscanthus floridulus cultivar M001 chromosome 3, ASM1932011v1, whole genome shotgun sequence contains the following coding sequences:
- the LOC136542043 gene encoding isoamylase 3, chloroplastic gives MDSIGTNRPPLRSVAAAATRRSVLLRPPRHLGLSNRFAETKLGIASGCGGGGGGYFGKVQRFDALRSTTTKVQSGKAGRSVTKEMGHTSSGNEVALKYSSGKAFPLGVSQVDDGLNFAIFSQHAASVTLCLKLPDRGTQDDVDIVEFALDRQKNKTGDIWHVSVEGLPASGVLYGYRINGPQGWQQGHRFDDSVILLDPYAKLVSGRKHFAVEREKPSQLFGTYDFDSSPFDWGDNYRLPNLPETDLVVYEMNVRAFTADESSGLGPAIRGSYLGVIDKIPHLLELGVNAVELLPVFEFDELELKRFPNPRDHMVNTWGYSSINFFAPMSRYASAGGGPVAASKELKQMVKAFHNAGIEVILDVVYNHTNEADDANPYVTSFRGIDNKVYYMLDFNNNAQLLNFSGCGNTLNCNHPVVKELVLDSLRHWVKEYHIDGFRFDLASVLCRGPDGSPFDAPPLIKDIAKDSVLSRCKIIAEPWDCGGLYLVGRFPNWDRWAEWNGKYRDDIRRFIKGDPGMKGVFATRVSGSADLYQVNNRKPYHSVNFIIAHDGFTLCDLVSYNSKHNDANGEGGRDGCNDNYSWNCGIEGETSDLNVLSLRSRQMKNFHVALMISQGTPMMLMGDEYGHTRYGNNNSYGHDTHINNFQWGQLEERKDGHFRFFSEMIKFRHNHPILRRDRFLNKNDITWHENSWENQDSKFLAFTIHDHNSGGDIYLAFNAHEYFVDAVIPPPPQHKSWSRVVDTNLESPKDIVPEGVPFTGSGYRIAPYSSILLKAKP, from the exons ATGGATTCCATCGGTACAAATCGGCCCCCGCTGCGCTCCGTTGCCGCCGCAGCCACTCGACGCAGTGTGCTCCTGCGGCCGCCTCGCCACCTCGGGCTCAGCAATCG TTTTGCGGAGACTAAGCTTGGGATCGCGTCTgggtgtggaggaggaggaggagggtatTTTGGAAAG GTGCAGCGATTTGACGCCTTGCGGAGTACCACGACGAAAGTTCAGAGCGGGAAGGCAGGGAGAAGTGTGACCAAG GAAATGGGACACACCTCATCTGGCAATGAAGTGGCCTTGAAATATTCTTCCGGCAAAGCTTTCCCCCTAGGAGTGTCACAAGTTGATGATGGGCTAAATTTTGCAATATTCTCACAGCATGCTGCTTCTGTCACCCTTTGCTTGAAACTTCCTGATAG AGGTACCCAAGATGATGTGGACATTGTAGAGTTTGCTTTAGACCGCCAGAAGAACAAAACTGGAGATATATGGCATGTGTCGGTGGAG GGTTTGCCTGCTTCTGGTGTTCTTTATGGGTATCGCATTAATGGTCCTCAAGGGTGGCAACAAGGTCATAGATTTGATGACAGCGTTATTCTTCTGGACCCTTATGCAAAATTAGTTTCTGGTCGAAAGCACTTCGCAGTTGAAAGAGAGAAGCCAAGCCAGCTTTTCGGAACGTATGATTTCGATAGCTCACCTTTTGACTGGGGTGACAATTATAGGCTTCCTAATTTGCCTGAG ACAGATCTTGTTGTATATGAAATGAATGTCCGTGCCTTCACTGCGGACGAGTCAAGCGGGCTTGGTCCAGCTATTCGTGGAAGTTACCTTGGTGTCATTGATAAA ATTCCTCATTTGCTGGAACTTGGCGTTAATGCAGTGGAACTACTTCCTGTTTTTGAGTTTGATGAGTTGGAGTTGAAGAGGTTCCCTAACCCAAGGGACCACATG GTAAATACATGGGGATATTCTTCAATCAACTTTTTTGCACCCATGAGTCGTTATGCTAGTGCGGGTGGTGGACCTGTGGCTGCTTCCAAAGAGCTCAAACAGatggtcaaggcatttcataatGCTGGAATTGAG GTTATTCTGGACGTGGTTTATAACCATACAAATGAAGCTGATGATGCTAACCCTTATGTGACTTCCTTTCGTGGCATTGATAACAAG GTCTATTACATGTTAGACTTCAACAACAATGCTCAGCTGCTGAACTTCTCGGGTTGCG GGAATACACTAAACTGCAACCATCCTGTTGTCAAGGAGCTTGTACTCGACAGTTTGAGACATTG GGTTAAGGAGTATCACATAGATGGATTTCGGTTTGACCTTGCGAGTGTTCTTTGTCGTGGACCAGATGGCAGTCCTTTTGATGCACCTCCACTCATTAAG GATATTGCCAAAGACTCTGTATTGTCTAGATGTAAGATCATTGCTGAACCTTGGGACTGTGGTGGCCTTTATCTAGTGGGGAGGTTCCCTAATTGGGACAG GTGGGCTGAATGGAACGGGAAGTACAGAGATGATATTCGAAGATTTATTAAG GGAGATCCTGGTATGAAGGGGGTGTTTGCAACTCGTGTTTCTGGTTCTGCAGATCTCTACCAG GTGAACAATCGGAAGCCTTACCATAGTGTGAACTTTATAATTGCTCATGATGGATTTACTTTATGTGACCTTGTTTCATATAACTCCAAG CATAATGATGCGAATGGAGAAGGTGGTCGTGATGGGTGCAATGACAACTACAGCTGGAACTGTGGCATTGAAG GAGAAACAAGTGATTTGAATGTGCTAAGTCTTCGTTCAAGGCAAATGAAGAACTTCCATGTGGCATTAATGATTTCCCAG GGTACTCCAATGATGCTGATGGGAGACGAATATGGTCACACACGTTATGGAAACAACAATAGCTATGGACATGATACTCACATAAATAATTTTCAGTGGGGCCAG TTGGAAGAAAGAAAGGATGGCCATTTCAGGTTTTTCTCAGAGATGATCAAGTTTCGGCATAACCATCCTATACTAAGACGAGACAGGTTTCTCAACAAA AATGATATCACTTGGCATGAAAATAGTTGGGAGAACCAGGACAGCAAATTTTTGGCATTCAC GATACATGATCACAATTCTGGTGGAGATATCTATTTGGCATTCAATGCTCATGAGTATTTTGTGGATGCTGTAATTCCCCCACCACCACAGCATAAATCTTGGAGTCGTGTG GTGGATACCAACCTGGAATCACCAAAGGATATTGTCCCAGAAGGGGTGCCATTCACAGGTTCAGGGTACAGGATTGCTccctactcttccatcttgctTAAGGCCAAGCCTTAG